DNA sequence from the Vicia villosa cultivar HV-30 ecotype Madison, WI linkage group LG3, Vvil1.0, whole genome shotgun sequence genome:
ATAAACACAGGAAGtgtaaaaaaaacaagaaaagacTCATAATTCCAAGATTATACTATCTAAAAGCGATAAATaatcataattccaatatttattttgtgcatatttaaattataaaaaaattcttctatCAAAAATGATATCTTTAAACTAATCAaaagataagaaaaataaataatcataataataagtCCTTGCAGAACGATATTATACTAGATATGTAAAATGTGTTTCACAAATTCTAAGTTAAATttgtgtttgtttaaaactctttttGTGACAATCTCAACATGTTTCTCTCTACATTATATGTTattgggttaaatacgtttttagtccctataaatatgcaatcctgcatttttagtctttataatttttttttcaatgaatggtccttctaaTAACATGTAATTCAATTAACGatatacaatttttttcaaaagttaAATTAAACAATACAGCTAACATGAGTAAAACTAATAATAAGCTTTACATTGCAATGCGCTACATTCAACGTATTTAAAAATATGTCTCATGTAAACCATGTTCGCATTTAACTCCATATTTGTAGCAAGCGTCGGTCCTATCAACGAATCACGTCTGCATGAACAAATAGGAAAAATTATATACTTCTTGAAATACATGGAAAATGTACATactatatattttaattcaaaatagattTTTAATTTGAATCGTAAAGTATAAGATATAAAGTTTACCAACTATCAAAGTGCTTGAAAGACTTCCTTGTACACAACATTAGTAGTAGTAGAACACGGTACATTCTCCTTGtcatgaattagggtttttagctCACTTTTGCTCTTAACTCTTGAAATTGCAACATATAATTGACCATGGCTAAACACAGGAGTAGACAAATACAATCCAACACTATCAAGAGATTGACCTTGTGACTTATTAATTGTCATTGCATAGGAGACAATAATCGAAAATTGTCTTCTAATCAACTTGAATGGCCAAGGTGAATCAGAAGGTGACATAGACATTCGTGGAATGTAAAAAATATTACCTATGTTCTTTCCAGACATGATTTTTGACTCAATGACATGATTTTCAAATCTTGTAACAATTAATCTTATTCCGTTGCACAACCCATCGGCTTGGTCCAAATTTCTCATTAGCATAATAGGTGTACCAACCTTCAATTTGATCCTATGATTGGGAAGCCCTGACGTTCTTAATTTACTGAGAAATTCAGGAGTTAGAACTTCATATGCTTCAGTATAACTTGAATTTGTTCTATCAATGGAATCAAAACTCAAATactctttctcttctcctaaaaaaagtttaaaagcaaaacataaataaattagtaaaactatgttcttaaatatatatatattatgaatgtAATAATACAGTAAATATAACTGACATGTACCTGGTATCAAGTCTAATACATAATGATTGATTTTGTCCACAACTTCACTGGTTGAAGCAAGAATAACCTTTCCTTGTAAGAATTCAACATCTTGATATTTTTCAAACAAATTGGGATATTTGTTTTCAACAATTGCTCTTATAGGATCATCACAATTTGATATTAATAGCTCTGGAGGAATTTCAATATCAACCAAACCATCATTGGGTTCACAAATCTTACCATCACCCACATTTAAAATCCATTTTGAAAATTCCGCTAGTTCATTAGAACTTGTGTTGTCTCTTCCCTCTTGAAGTCTCATATTTTTTGATAGTGTTAAAACCTGGAAATAATCCCATACATAAGATGAACTAATTGATGCATGAACAATATCAGAACGCCCAACTCTTGGAACAACAGGAAGAATCTGTCTGAAATCTCCTCCAAATACAATAACTTTTCCACCAAAAATAGTATTCTTAACACCCTTTTTGCTCATTACATCTTTAAGGGTTTTATCCAATGCTTCGAAGCAGTTCTTGTGAGACATAGGTGCCTCATCCCATATTATCACATCTGTTGCTTCAAATAATTGAGAATGTTCAGTGTCTTTGTCGATGTTGCAAGTTGAGTTGTCAAGCGTTGACACAGGTATTTTGAACTTTGAGTGTGTTGTTCTTCCACCCGGCAATAATAACGAAGCTATCCCACTTGAAGCAAGagtaagaacaattttttttgagaACGAAGTGCACTTGATAGTGTTCTCCACATGAAAGTTTTACCAGTCCCTCCGTAACCATGCAAGAAAAATACTCCTCCACTCTGTTTGTTAACAACATCCATGATTTTCTCAAATATCAAACGTTGTTCATCTATAAAATACAAACCAAGAATTATAAGTGCAAGgacaataaaaatcatttttgtaaTTCAtagtataaagaaaataaatcacATGTAAGGGCATGAAAAAGTTCTTGGAATTTCTGTTTCTCGGTATCATCATTGTAATTAAGTTCGTCATAAATAAGCCTATTGCCAACATGTTTTGTGACGTATGAATCTGGATACGGCATACATTTAGATTCATGCAAACTTCTTCGATTCGATTGCATCATGTTCTCAATCTCAATTAGTGTGAGATTCTTTAACTCATTGTTCGATAGCTGCAATTCTgttaaaaaaatttcattagTTTTCTATATAATTACATATGTATGATGCAACTGTTGTCGTGATGTTGAAATACATTGAACATAAATCAAACAGTTTAATATTATACTAGATATGTAAAATGTGTTTCACAAATTCTAACTTAAATttgtgtttgtttaaaactctttttGTGACAATCTCAACATGTTTCTCTCAACATTATAGGTTattgggttaaatacgtttttagtccctataaatatgcgatcctgcatttttagtctctataaaaattttcttcaatgaatggtccttctaaaatttttatgcatgtaatTTCAGTCCctcctattttctaaaattttaaaaactgattaattaccctttaatttttaaatttttgaataattttttatatatatgtttagaatactgtaaaatatttatttaccaagttttagaatttttaaaacgagaagaattaaatatgaatttttcaaattttaaaaaataatgataaaagtaataaaaatctcaccttagaaattaaattttgaattcttttttttttccagaaactttttaaaaaattatgaatatgtctgcaaaataatcattctaaaatacacatgAGTTTGACAGAAattacatgcataaaaattttagaaggaccattcattgaaggaaaattttatagggactaaaaatgcatgaTCGCATATTTATAgtgactaaaaacatatttaactctatGTTATTCAAGGTATAAAGTCATgaacatttttatttctatttgtcATAATCATGTTTTATGGATTAATGCTTTTCCTTCAAGGAATTTGAGGATCGAGAATCCCCTAGAAAATGCCATTGTTCCCCGTTGCGATTATTAATGCCATCGATTAATGCCTCTAAAGCATCGTAAAGTTCACCAATTTTATTCAATAATCTTTGTTAAGGTGTAGAGAAATTTTTTATGATTGTATTTGaaattgcattgcattaggtaTCATTTTATTTTGATGTTCTATCTAAATTTGATTAGTGTGTGTAGTTTTATTTATCACATATTTATAATTTGTTTGTAAGCTGATCATTTCATTTGTTTAGATATGTACCTTGCGACACCtttacatttaatttattggaTTTGGACCCATGATAATGTGTTTCTAACCATTGCAATTTGATATAAGTCAAAATATCAACTATAGCTTGAAACATAAGTTAGAATATTTAAATCAAGGTTTTGTGAAGCttgatttgaataaaaaatgttataattCAAATAAAGTTGATTATTCGAAGTTCAAAATTTGGCTCTGCCTCCCTGAATTTGAATTAGGAAAATGTGTGATTCTAATCACAATACTTATTGACTCGACTCACATtttatttgattcaaatcaaagtTTACTTTTTAAAAGAATGAACTGTTATTCGACTCATACTTTGTATGACTCAAATTACATACACAAACACGTGATTCAAATCAAAGTAATAAATTCTTCAATTTACTACCTTTGCCTAGCAAGTTTGTtggatcaagatcattgaagatcTTGGGTATTAGCATTTGAGTAATCAACATCAACAGAAGGGAATATCATTTTAGATTTGTGTTGGATAAAGCTTTGAGTTGTTAGTGTTCAGGTTGATGAAAATCTCCTCTTTCCTCCTCAGTTTTTCAAGGATGTTCAGACATCTTTCTCGTTTATCTCTTCTTTTACTTAAACAATGATTTTAATCTTtcactaaacaaaacaaaaacaagaaaaccgaAGTTTTCACCAGAGAAGATagcaaaaacaagaaaacaaaacaaagaccTCTGGTTGGTCTTCTAGAGAAGATATCACAAATAAATTGCTTCCTTCTGATCTCTCATCAACAAACTTATTGTAAATGACTTTATGAGTGGGCTTGGGTCAAACCTCGAGTATCTTAGGCTAATTTAATAAGTCAATTGATATTACCCTCCACATATCATTGAATATGATATATCTTCAGGGGACACACCAGGAGTTTCCAAAAATACCATTAGCATGAAATTCCATGgcttgagctatgagatatgattttgcaaaGAGAGTTCCATGTCACTTGAATTCAAGCTATTTTCATGAAGAACTTTGAAGAATCAACTTGCAAGCTTATCCAAATCTTCAAGAATCAAGCCAAGACAGGTCTTCTAACTTTTTTAAGAGGACATAATCAGAATATTACACATTCTTTTGAGCTATTACCCAAGTGTTTCAAGCTTTGTCCAAAATCCATTCCATTTCAAGACTAAAGTGGTGacttccattttgaaaaagaagCTTTATACACTACGTCAACTCTCCTTGAGCCTCTCCCATGTCTCTTCTGCACCAAAAGCATTACAAACACAATAAGTAACATTCTAAGCTGCAGACCAATCTCTCCAATCATGCTTAAAGCATTGTACTTCaccatgggaaccataactttctcatttcttcacaaaccaGCAAGATGGTACAAGTATCACATGGGAGCCCAAATGGACGAgaatttttccctccacaaaccataattcatgcctataaatagagggcctcACTCCCTAGGTCAAACACACAAGAAATCCCAAAgtcattcttcattcaaaagtctattttttgtgtcatttgcattttcatagcAATTTTGAGTTAGAGAAATTCAGGGTAGAAACCAACCTTTCTAACACCCTCTATACACTATATAGAAGATGTTGATCATTTCCAAACACTTCCCAAAaacctcaaactcagaatcacCTTCATACCTCTATTAAAGCTTCCAAACTTCATTCCATAAGCACATTGCTCAAACAaatcatccaaacaccttccatatatcATATAGAAGCTGTTCAGATCATTCACTAACCACTGTAACACTTGGAAGCCATTGTTGCACTTTGAATTTCTCCATTTTGTAGGTACAGTCGATCTTCATGTTCTAGAGGTCTTGAGGAGCAATTAAGCATTCATTTAGCTTCCCTATAATACAAGGAAGCTATCCAGGTCAAAAAAGgagttctgtaacacctccaggttTGGGTAGACCTCCATTTTTCAGAGGTACAAAACTCAAACTCAAGCTTACTCATTTAGGCATCATTCTGATCATTTCTTGTTATCAATCTACTCAGAAAGATGTGAGGATCAATATCCCAAAGGTTTTATGGCTTAATTTTGAGTTTTAAGGATTTAATTTGAAAAACtatttttagggttcatacgaGTTTCCCAGAAATTCATGATCTAGGGTTGGAATTAATTATTGCTAATCATGTGGTTGGATTCGTGTTTCAAATCTGAGCATTTTGCACTTTTGTTTTGCTAAAATTGATTGAGATTTGAACAAGTTTGAAAATCTAGCCATTGAAGTTGTTGCTCTTGCATCACAAAGAAGATGAAGTTGCTGAgtttgtttgaatttgaatttcagtGCGAACTTTATAATATATTGATTGGTTTGTGTTTCTAAACTAATTACATCGTATGGTACAAATGGAAAGCGTGTGTGTGTGTTAAGGCTTTAGTGTGTTTGGGTGTGGGTTCGAGCCACCTCTTTTACACTTTTgatcattttattttcattttctctattgctcacttgttttgatattttgttaACTGATTGGGCCTTATGATCAACATATAGCGCTAGCCCAGTGGCTTAGGTTTTAAGCTATGAATGTGAGGGCATGGGTTCAAACCTCCAAAGGGCCATttccaattttttaccactagtTTTCTTCACCTTATtttattaactttgaaaatcatttaaaaatagaaaaattaattattttggttaTCTAACTtgtatatttttatgttataaattaaaaatacaaaaatatttattttcatctcatttaaaaattaaatcaaaaataggTTTTAAGtgttaaaaaattaacaaaaatcattcCTTTttgaatattctcttcaaatcaaCTTTGTgcttttttgtaaatatttttatagggTTAGAGTGACATGTCCTTGACTTTCTCATGTACCCTTATACCTATTCTTTTTATAATTTGGTATTTAaccattaaaaaattaattaggtttaggtgttgatttaaaaccctaatttcaaaaccctaattcgaaAAGACTTAGGATATTTCGAGATATTTCTGAGAAATATGTGTTGGCAAAGTCGCGTTGTTTCGCACTTCAGAGCTTCGAGCGgaaatgttttgaatttcaaagtgTTTTATTTGATTAGAAAGACACGTGTAAGCATCAAAAAATCAAAACGCATGCAAAGAAACAAAGTGGCGTTCTATTAGCGTAAGACCGTTAGGGTccaattagtataaataagattCTTAGTGGTAGGATTCaaaggtgttcattttgtacaaatcactcaaaaAATCGCTCAAGTACCAAGTGAAAGAGAAAGAGTTTCATTGacaatgtacgtgtaacaccatttGTATTTTTACATTCAGTCTCAATTTTATAAATTCAAGtcatttatacatatttttttctttcGAGTCTTGTCCTTTATCATTACAATCGAAGTGCATAGATTATAAACTtttagacacatgtcctaggatcaatctagtcgatcctgtaagtaaccaaaatatatttaataatttgaaATACTAGCGATTGTTTTACTAGAAATCACTGTAATCACTACTATGTTTTAATTTTGAGGAAAACAATTTCACAATGGTTGGAGTTTCAACCGTAGTGATACATGAAACATATAACCACGGTTGATAAAACAACCGTAGTTATTATGCtttcaattttaaataaaaaatattaaggaACGCGCgcttattttactataaaaatggAAAAATGTCGATGTTGGGTAATTAAAGaaatgtttatataaaatttctttaattactcaagaatttaattttaattttaatcgtataaagaaatttttaaaattgaatggTTATTATATAGTGATAATGTAAAAATTTAAGTGCATAGTAATTAAACTCATTATTCTAAGATATTATTGATTTCTTATTTTAATAACTCAACCAagtatcacaaaaatatttgtcTAATTACTTATGACAACAACATTTTCCACCAAGAGCTACATCAACACACCctccactactagaaatactcaatttcctgcggaattacctgcggattttagctaaatttccgcaggaaacacgtttCCTGCGGTTTcttgtccccagctaaaaccttcgtgggtaatattttcagcaggaaattccgcaggtaactcCGTaggaaaattccgcaggtaaatccgcaggaaaattccgcaagtaaatccgcaggaaaattccgcaggtaaatccgcaagtagtTTCTAACTCAAATTgaacaaatttttattttaataaatgatcgaaacattatatattatatataaaataaaattataatttaaaatgttttgaattttaataagaCAAATTCAAATTCATAGAACTAAATACTATAAAATTTGCAACAAAGTTACTACATAGTCAcattattaaaaatgaaaagtaTAATCTATCATTACATTTAGTATTAAATTTCAATCCATCCCTAGTTTTCTATGAAAAATGAATTTCAATCCTTTTAGAACAAAACTGAACTATCCCTTAATTTTTTAAGCTAGGCTGTAGAATTTGTCATTATTATATAATCAGGCTTCtagttaaaataaaagaaattagtaACCGTACATCTCTATATTATATTGTTCTTACTCAAATCATGTTATAGATAAGCCACAACAGTACAAACTAAGCTTTCCTCAAATAAATCGATACGAAAATCGGACACAAGATGAAAAAATTGCTTTATTAGAATCCCAAATTTCCACATCTTGCATCATACTCCATAGAACTTTTTATCGCATATTACCCTCTCGCAAAACATCAATCATATTGTAGATTCTCTTGGAATCCTTTGCTTCAATCTGCATACATCAAATATAATTATAGTAAGAGATTAATTGTTATATACCGACGGTGGAAATAGAGGAAGTTGTCTTAAATTTTAAGCACCTTTTTAGCAAGAAATAGTTCTTCGGTGAGGCATTTTATCGAATACCTTGTGAGCAAGATTGAAAGCTGCATTTTCTTCTCCTCGTTGCTTCAACCGGTAAGCATTCCTCCATTCTCAGCTTTATGATATCGTATGCCTGCTCTAACTTAAACTCAAACTGAAATTTATATTGAAATCGAATCCCAATCAGTTGTAGCATAACCCGTAATGGAGTAAAAACCGTAAAAATGCAAAGAATCACAAAACAAAACTAACCTGCTCTGAGTTGAAATTTCGAGCGCAAACAGACTCTGAACCCTAACGCGAATCGAATCCTGAAGCGTTAACAATTCAAATCAGTTCTGAAATCCAAATCCAACTAATTCGAGACCAACAGAATCTACGTCGTAATTGTTGTTGTTGCGTAAGAATTGAGA
Encoded proteins:
- the LOC131659972 gene encoding uncharacterized protein LOC131659972; protein product: MIYGRCLDDLFEQCAYGMKFGSFNRELQLSNNELKNLTLIEIENMMQSNRRSLHESKCMPYPDSYVTKHVGNRLIYDELNYNDDTEKQKFQELFHALTYEQRLIFEKIMDVVNKQSGGVFFLHGYGGTASLLLPGGRTTHSKFKIPVSTLDNSTCNIDKDTEHSQLFEATDVIIWDEAPMSHKNCFEALDKTLKDVMSKKGVKNTIFGGKVIVFGGDFRQILPVVPRVGRSDIVHASISSSYVWDYFQVLTLSKNMRLQEGRDNTSSNELAEFSKWILNVGDGKICEPNDGLVDIEIPPELLISNCDDPIRAIVENKYPNLFEKYQDVEFLQGKVILASTSEVVDKINHYVLDLIPGEEKEYLSFDSIDRTNSSYTEAYEVLTPEFLSKLRTSGLPNHRIKLKVGTPIMLMRNLDQADGLCNGIRLIVTRFENHVIESKIMSGKNIGNIFYIPRMSMSPSDSPWPFKLIRRQFSIIVSYAMTINKSQGQSLDSVGLYLSTPVFSHGQLYVAISRVKSKSELKTLIHDKENVPCSTTTNVVYKEVFQAL